The following are from one region of the Macaca thibetana thibetana isolate TM-01 chromosome 2, ASM2454274v1, whole genome shotgun sequence genome:
- the CLDN16 gene encoding claudin-16, translated as MRDLLPYIACFFAFFSTGFLIVATWTDCWMVNADDSLEVSTKCRGLWWECVTNAFDGIRTCDEYDSILAEHPLKLVVTRALMITADILAGFGFLTLLLGLDCVKFLPDEPYIKVRICFVAGTTLLIAGTPGIIGSVWYAVDVYVERSTLILHNIFLGIQYKFGWSCWLGMAGSLGCFLAGAILTCCLYLFKGVGPGRNYSYSLRKAYSVAGVSMTKSYSATRTETAKMYAVDTRV; from the exons ATGAGGGATCTTCTTCCATACATCGCTtgcttctttgcctttttctctaCTGGGTTTTTGATTGTGGCCACCTGGACTGACTGTTGGATGGTGAACGCTGATGACTCTCTGGAG GTGAGCACAAAATGCCGAGGCCTCTGGTGGGAATGCGTCACCAATGCTTTTGATGGAATTCGCACCTGCGATGAGTACGATTCCATACTTGCAGAACATCCCT TGAAGCTGGTGGTAACTCGAGCGCTGATGATTACTGCAGATATTCTAGCTGGGTTTGGATTTCTCACCCTGCTCCTTGGTCTTGACTGCGTGAAATTCCTCCCTGATGAGCCGTACATTAAAGTCCGCATCTGCTTTGTTGCTGGAACCACATTACTAATAGCAG GCACCCCAGGAATCATTGGCTCTGTGTGGTATGCTGTTGATGTCTATGTGGAACGTTCTACTCTGATTTTGCACAATATATTTCTTGGTATCCAATATAAATTTGGTTGGTCCTGTTGGCTAGGAATGGCTGGGTCTCTGGGTTGCTTTTTGGCTGGAGCCATTCTCACCTGCTGCTTATACCTTTTTAAag GTGTTGGACCTGGGAGAAACTATTCTTATTCCTTGAGGAAAGCCTATTCAGTTGCAGGTGTTTCCATGACCAAGTCATACTCAGCCACTCGAACTGAGACTGCCAAAATGTATGCTGTAGACACAAGGGTGTAA